Within Mobula birostris isolate sMobBir1 chromosome 12, sMobBir1.hap1, whole genome shotgun sequence, the genomic segment aacggtgtcacacccccacctcttttgcctccctctctgtcccttctgaaacatctaaagtctggcactcgaagtaaccattcctgcctctgagccatccaagtctctgtaatggccacaacatcatagctccaagtactgatccacactctaagctcatccactttgttcataatactccttgcattaaaaaagtcacatctcaaaccatcggtctgagcgcatcacTTCTCTATcaactgcctatcctccctctcgcactgtctcaaagctttctctatttgtgagccaaccgcctcttcctccgtctcttcagtttggttcccaccccccagcaactctagtttaaactctttccaatagccttagcaaatctccctgccaggatattgttcCCCCCAGATTCAattgcaacccgtcctttttgtacaggtcacgcttgccccaaaagaggtcccattgatccacaaatctgaatccctatcccctgctccaatccctcagccacacatttatcctccacctcactctattcctatactcactgtcacgtggcataggcagtaatcccaagattactacctttgtggtcctgcttctcaatttaCTTCCCTActtccctgtagtctgctttcaggacctctcccgcctttcctgcctatgttgtttataccaatatgtaccacgacctctggctgttctccttcccaattcagaatatcgtggatgcgatcagaaacattctggaccctgacacctgggaggcaaactaccatccgtgcttctttcctatatctacagaattgcctgtctgaccccctaactatagagtcccctatgactgctgccatcttcttcctttccctacccttctgagccacagggccagactctatgCCAGAGGCgctgccactgttgcttcccccaacagtactcaagcaggagtacttattgtcaagtgGTACAGTCACAAGGGTGCTCTTGAGACAGCTCTTCTGTGGATACTACCAATGGTGGGGAGTGATGTGCCTGTGATTTATTATTTAGAAAGATGATGACTTTTAGATCAGGTCATGTTGTTGTCcggaagaaggtaggagattagACTTGAGGAACTAGGAAGAGACAATGTAACAATAAATAGATGGATGTATAAAAGCAGTTAGAAGCAGGGATAGAAATGAGTGATATTATAGAGGTGAAAGCaagtgattttgatgatggagaTGGTATGGTGAAGGGTCAGAATCGCAGTTCAATCAAATACAGTAACATGAGTAATGGTCTTCCACTGGAAGTTATTCTACCTCTACAGTACAATACTTGTTAGCCTGGGAAAAAAAATATTTGTATGAACTTTACTGCAACATTAAGAGGAAGACCTAAACAGCCATTGGATCTGGACAGAATTCTACTGTTTTGCTAGAAAATAGTATTACCTCAGAATcccaaaggagaaattttaaGTAAACTGTCTAGCCTCAGCCAAACTCGCTGATCAAGTTGCTAACACAGAAGATACTGATACAAGGGCCAAAATGATCTATTCATGTCACCATATCTGCCAAATCAAATAAAATCTACAGTTCAATTATTGCCCTTAGATTTATAGAAATGAAACGAAATTAAACCATACAGTATCATGATGCTGTTTATGAAGCTATTGACACAGATTCCAATATTAAATCTTTTATCTGCGGAGGTGAGTGGTATAAAAAGGTCACTTAGTGTGGGAACATTCAATGTGGCAGAGGAGATTGGTGGTGTATGGAGGTGTTTTGATCTTTGTTCGTATAAGTGCAAGATTCACAAGCTGAAGAACATGGGGAAATAGAAACCTCTCCAGCTATTATTGGATGAGCTTTAGTGGAAAGATAGCCTGTCAAATGCTCCATGTTGGAAGCTACTAGTTTGATTAGGGCCATTTTCGATCCTCTGCGAGAAAAAGTGGGAGCTGGAAATTTAACTGGAGTTTCAAGCAGAGATTTGCAAGGTGCACTAAGATTCATCAATCCAGCGTGCTTGGGAATTTGGCGGAGCCAGGCTAGCAGATTTTCATGACTATTACATAATATTCCAATTAATATGCTAGTGCACTGCTATCAATTTTTATTTAGATGCTGTAATGTAACAGATTACCAGCAAACCTGCTGAATTTCAAGGGAGTGCAGCAGACTAAATCAGATGAATTTCTAAGGGCGAATAGGAATCAGTGCCCAAGTGTGCTAATGAAAGTGTGGGAGTCCAGGCCCCAGTATGTCAACGGAACCGCTGGAACAAGGCACCAGTATGTTAATAATACAGGAACCAAGGCTTTAATGTATTAATGGAAGTGTGGGAACTACTGTTAAAGGCAATGTAGGAGCTGGGTCTAGCTGTGCAATACTGAGCACGGGAACCAGAATTCCAGTGCTCCAATGGGAGCCATTAGGATTTCTGAACAATGGGATACTGGAGTTTTCCTGTAGATGGCATTGATCTTGATGCTAACATTCAAGGAATTTGCTAAAAAAGGGAACTAGGCTATAATTTAACCATAATGGACAAAGCACATCGTAGGCAATTTTCCAATGTTTTCAACATTATGTGATCATGCTTTGACCTAAAGGCTGTTAAAGATGGTTAGACATAGAACAAGAGCACCAGTCTTCAAAGCAAAACCTGTTCAAATGCAATAATGTTTTGAAATTAAGGTAACAGCTTAATAAACAAACTGTATTGTCCACCAAGCAAGGGTTACTGTCCCACAGCAGGAGGGCACTCAAGAGATATGGTTTACGAACTGACAAGACCACAGGACATTCTCATATCCGTCAGCCAACCTTATCTGGTTTATGTCAAATCAAGCATTAGACAATTTCAGCTAAGTCTTTCTATATCATTGTGCCATTGATCAAGAAATGTTCCAGGCACTAACACATGAAATATGGTCATAGACATGTTTTCTCTGTCTGGTAAATAACTGGAATATTGGTATACTCAGAGAGTCAAGCCCTCACTACActaattttgggtgtctgaaTTCTCTGTTCTCAGAAGCATTTAGGCCATCAATGTGAATTACTTTGCTCCAGAAAAGagtttgaacattcagaggtgtctTTTAGTTACAATGTGTTCCCATTGTAATTATGTAATTCATtggaagtaacacacatcaaagttgctggtgaacgcagcaggccaggcagcatctctaggaagaggtacagtcgacgtttcaggccaagacccttcgtcaggactaactgaaggaagagtaaacTTCCTAAACTCTTCTTTCTCTTCTTTGGActaaactcttccttcagttagtcctgacaaagggtcttggcctgaaacgtcgactgtacctcttcctagagatgctgcctggcctgctacgataaccagcaactttgatgtgtgttgcttgaatttccagcatctgcagaattcctgttgtttccattttTAATTCACTGGAACATTTGTTGGActcaaaataatgaaatgaattaTGTCATTGTAGTTATCAAAACTGTATTGGATCATCAGCTGTTACCTGTTCTTACAAGCATAAAAACTCAATGCTCTTTGAGTTCAGGGAGATAATACTAAGAGCATCTCAACAGAATGCGCCtttgttgtgatgaataaaaaACTTTTACATAACAACTTCAGTCTCTATGTGGCTTAGACACAGTCACAACAAAAGCCTGCTAAGTGCTTTATTGGCTTTTTAAGTTTGGAGACAAAACAATAAATGCCATTAATTCAGAGAATGCAGTTAATTCTATTTGATGGACTATTTATACATCTGTTTTGTATATTCTGTAGGAGGCCTTTGAATGGAACAGACAAGATCTTGCAAAGGAATGTCAGCGTTCAAATTGATTCCTTACATATACACATGCTTCAGCCACTAAACTGAAGGATATAGTGAAGAGGACACAAAAAACAGGACTGGGATGGTGGAGACAGGAATGCTAATGAATAGGAATGAAATGGCAGCCAAATAGGGTGTAACCATTACAGACAAACAAAGGGTTCCTGGAACTAGTAAATAAAAAAATCTATAAACAATTACAAATGCTAACTGGAAAAATGATGGACTGAGATTGTGGATCAGGAAAGAGGGAAACGGGAAAAAACATTTAAAAGTGGAAGGCAAAAGAACAGGAGGGcaaaggcatacaggttagtaggttaattggccacatgggtgtaattggtcactatgggttcattgggccagaagggcctggtaCTGTACCatgcagtacaaaaaaaaatcaaaaaataaaGTGGAAAGAAACAAAAGGAGGGGCAGAAAAGATGATTCTTTTTTCTGGACAAGATGAACGACTTAAACCAGCATCCACTTGTGTGTGACCATCCTATTTCTCATGTACATATGGCAATTGTCTTCCACACATGCATAGCAGTATcccaatacatacacacacacacacacacacacacagcattgTGGAGGGTAGAGAATTGTCTTCAGCTACAGATTAATATTAATCAGTTTGATAAGAGGAGCAGAaagttggcagatggaatttaaccttGAAAGATATGAGGTGTTACACTTGAGAGAACAAAGCATGCTAGGACATACACAATCACTTGTAAGGTTGCAAGGACTATTGAGAGACAGTGGAACTTTGGCATACATGTCCAAGAATCTCTGATGGGCTTCAGTAACATGAGCAATCAATATTGTTACTTTCCTTCGTCAGCAAGGAGGTTATGGTGTAACaatataaaacactggttagttAGGTCATAGCTGAAATACTCCATGCAATTCTGGTTGCGAGACTATGGGAATGCTATAGTTGCACTGGAGGGaaaacagaagagatttaccaggatgttgtctggatgcAATGTTTCAACTGGataaggtgtttttttttataaaagcAAAGGTTAAGAGGAGCCCTGAttaaggcatacaaaattatgaaggtgtGGATGATCTATAACCAGAGTTTAACGTACAGGGTTTCAGAGATCTAAAGGAAATTTGAAAATGTTTTTCACCAGAAGGTGATTGAAACCTACAAATTATTGCATGAGTGGGCAGGTGGAGGCAAGACACGCCATTACATTGGGGAAGTATTTAAATTAGCACCTAAGTGCAGAAATGGGATAGGGTATCCGCACACAGCACATACATGAAGTCTAAACAGCCTATTTCTGATTCTGACAAACACAGCAACCCCCAATGTGTGCCAAAACATAAAACATGCCAAAACCACAAGAGTCCCTCAAAATACACAAGACAATTTCTCTACACAGGCAGACACACAGATGTGGTGCTCTCCGTGCAAATCAGAATCTCTGCTCATACACAGTACCCTCATATTGACCCTTCCATCACATattcatcacacacacaccccttcccTCCATGGCAAAAATACCAATTCCTCACCACACACGCTCCAAATCTACATCGCACACATGCACCAAATACTCTATCATGCATTCTCCTTTTTCAATCACAAACTTCATCTCTTCAATCACTCCTTCATACAATTGCCCTAAATCCCCATCATGCACACACCCCAGCCCCTCAACACACACGTACTGCAACTCCCTACCATGCACACTGGTACACCAAGCCCCTACCACACACAAACTCCAGTCACCTACTCCTATCACCCAATCACTCACACACTTCACCACCACCAATGCTCCCTCCTGATGGTGTGCCTATTACCTGGAACTGCTGCCCGAGCTCATAGACATGGCCCCGGTGTTCGCAGCCGATCCTTTCACAGCGAGGACAGCAGTCGTTCGGGTAGTAGCTGACATGTATGCAAGGCGGTGGTAGGGCCGGGCAGTCGGCGCGGCCACACTCTGGTCCGCCGACCGTGCACTCACATTGAGTGCAGTGATCCGAGTCCAGATAGTACCATTCGCCCACATAATATACGCTGCCGTTAGCCTCGCAAGTTCTGGGCACCGAAAACGCCAGGCTCCCTTTTACCAACAGTGACAACAGTAGGGAGAGGGACAGCAGTCCGCCGGTCTGCGCTGACATGCTTTCTTCTGGCATAGTTCGTTGCTGCAATCCggatatttatttttaataatctGCAACTGAAGACACTTTCAAGCGAAATCCCACGTCCCGAGATTAAACAGCGGGGTCTTGGTTTCACACGGAGTGCCTTGTCTCCGTTTGTGGACCTTTGATGCAAACCGTTTGAGGTTCTTCAAAACATTACTGAGATATTTTTAAAATCGGCATGTGCCGAATACTTTCATAGAcggtgtaaaaaaaaataaacttctCTGAAAGAACTCGTGAGTTCTGATTTGCAAAGAGACTGGCGCTGAAGAAATAAACGCAAGTCTGCAAAGCCCCCTTAATTCCAGCAGCAAACTCTGGATTTACGTGATAGATGGATTTATTTATTGGCTTTTATCACCGAGGAAGATTCTCGACTCAGAACTACCCAATTACCGGAGTTCTAGTTTTCCAAATGGACTTTGCATACCGCAGCAGTCTTTTTTAATACTTCAGAGCCATCTCCGATGCACGTGATTCGTCCCGTACTGATGTAAGTGAATCAATCAGGGTAATTTGAATAGGTTTAATTGTGGAGGTTTTCAAAACAGACCTCAGCCATATTCAAATCTAACACTACACCCTACCTTATTATTTCGTACATTATAGCAGCATGTTATTTACAGCCTACACAAAATTAAACACCGCAGAGGCTaagttttttaaaattctttatttgcctatcgccacaataggtctacgcgGACgcgatctcactggctctccacgtggccttggatcacctggacaacacaaatacctatgtcagggtttaaaaacgcaaatacgaggaaacctgcagatgctggaaattcaagcaacacacacaaaatgctggtggaatgtagcaggccaggcagcatccataggaagaagtacagtcgacatttcgggccgagacccttcgtcaggactaactgaaataagAGATAGTAAGAAGGCGAGGGCCTCcaccccttcttaccccatccattatttatttattattatttttccccttttttttctctttgtccctctcacaataactccttgcctgctctccccccccccccccgcttcaggcctcctgtcccatgatcctctcccttctccagccttgtattccttttgccaatcaactttccagctcttggcttcatccgtccccctcctgtcttctcctacccattcagatctctccctctcccactttcaaatctcttactatctcttctttcagttagtcctgatgaacggtctctgcccaaaacgtcaactgtacttcttcctatagatgctgcctggcctgctgtgttccaccagcattttgtgtgtgttgcctatgTCAGGGTGTTGTTTATTAATTACAGCTCattgtttaacaccatcattcctacaattttgattgaatctgggcctctgtcccttcctctgcaactggattcttgacttcacaactggaagaccacaatctgtgcagaatggaaataacatctccaccttgctgactaTCAATACTGGTGCAATTTAGGGATGTGTGCCCAGCCCagtgctctactctttctacacccacGACTTTGTGccaaggcacagctcaaacaccatctataaatttgctgatgataaccattgttggcagaatctcagaagaTGATGAGAAGGCATAGAagagcaagatatatcagctggttgaatggtattgcagcaaaaaccttgcactcaacttcagtaaggccaaagagctgattgtggacttcagaaaggatgagACAAGAGAAGACACGCCAATCCTCattgagagatcagaagtggagaacattttaactgactgcatcaccatgtggggggagggctactgcacagaattgaAGTAATCTGCAAGATActcataaaattagtcagctccatcatgggcactagactccgcctcagaagggcagcgtccatcgttaaggacctccaccacccaggacatgccctcttctcattgctaccatcaggaaggaggaccagatgccagaaggcacacactcaacaatttaggaacagcttcttcccctctgtcatccaatttcagaacggacattgaacccatgaaacactacctcactgcttgttttatttccaattttaccctacttatttaactatatatatatattcttactgtaattcagttttctttgttctattatcatgcattgcactgctgccacaaagataaCAAGTTGCACatcatatgctagtgatattaaacctgattctgatctgaaaaATACCAGCTGTAGTCTGcaaggaaatgcacatgagattaaaggctgatttatgcttGTGCATCAAATGTATGCTGTAGGTACAGCGTAGCCGTGaaccctacgctgtactctacgcAAATCCTACACCGTAGCCTaatgcacacctctcccaaaatgtaactacgcgtcgcagcaacgcagaccgaaacaactgtgattggtccgcttggtagcatctcATTTCCTCCTatactgcaatagcttcccattgggtgactgaagggcagggaaggaactctgtctgcaatgctttccataaagctttacagacctccgaaattatggaggacacatttcgcctTTACGAAAGTCCTACATTAATACCTGTTTTCATTAAccgaaagaggattttcgcttttatgaaaaaagacgctcgctttagacctgtttaccccgagaaagactaccatgaccatgaagctttgtgCCGGCAGGTGTGTGAACATGCGcgacgtgctgatttttttcaacAAATTGATTTTGGCTCCAAATTCTCGATTCTgtaaattcaccctccttcagcttcagtcaccattgtttgaagtttgagtttcttcgtgttgtgTTTCAACACAatgaaactcaacacagtggcatagaaaccccgccaactagcattttggtggtgaattgcagagcaatgcagacacaccaacgcacaagtataaatactCACAATGgcatagcccacttgcgtaggctacggcgtaagctaatacgcacaagtataaatcagccttaagcagCATATGCAGAGAGAAATAATGTTAACTTTTCTGATGAAAAgcccttgacctgaaatgttcactctgtttcccattctacagatgctgtctgctcTGATGAGTACGCAGAGCAAAGTTTTTGATCCACCCCACAACCGGCATGCACAAGGTGACTGCACATTTCTGTAGCCCTCACACAGGAGTGTCACTTTTTAAATCCTGAAAGAGTCAAATCATGAAACAAAATTCCTTACCTGCTCATAGATGTCTACATTTTGGCATGTGTCAAACTTACAGATGTacgttttattcctttttttaaaactgttcattaaactttgagtactgtgttcaattctagatctctcattataggaaggatttgaaggccatagaaagaaaagaaagaaagatttacgagaatggttCCTAGGATGAGACACTACAGTTATTTGGTCTACTCAAGAGTCTGCAACTGTTTGGAGAAGAAAAAGCTGAGAGGAGATGGATAGAAGCTGATAAAATAATGATAGGATGGATAGTGGGAAATTGTTCCTGCTAGTGGAGCAGTCCTAGTGTAGAGATCACAGGTACAAAATATAGGGGAACAGAATTAAAAGTGATATGAGTAAAAACTTTTTTTACTAGTATATAGCTGGAATTGGATTGCACTGCCCGTTGCTGTCTTCAAGAGGGAACAGGATAAATAAACTGTGAAGCTGCAGAGAAGGGACAGGGGCGGGGGTGAAATTGGTAAAGAGACAGAAAGGACAACACGTGTAAAATGGATTTTGTTTGTGTTCTAATCAATCTGTGATTCTATGATTGAGATGAATTTTTTTTATGTTTGCGCAACTACACAGATTTAGGTTCTTGCTACACTTTGTAAACTAGGCCAAGAGTTGAAAAAGATAGATAAAACTGGGATAGTTCATTTCAACTGGTATGTACACATTCAGCAATAAATTTCATTACCTCAGATACCCTTGTCTTTGATCTGGAAGCATTCTCCTAAGCATCATTAGTTGAACTAAATTATTAATTAGTTAAATCATACACATAAAAGCATCATATGAAATGAAGATAGTGAATTATTAAAAGTGATTTAGAGGTCTATCTATTTAAGACAGACAACCTGAGTAAGTCACAAATTAATATTTAAAATCAAAATATTTTCTCTCAAAGATTGTTAATCAGCAGATGTTCAGCCAGAAGTGCAGGAGTATAATTATAACTCAAACAAGACAAGAAATTTTAAGGAAACATCTGTAACCAGTTCAGTTTATCTTGCAGCACTGGATTTACATTTTTTCCTTTGAAAGTGTTAGTACccggtgttgtaatgtgagcattattaaaagtaagttaatactaattaagagaatggggtggggggtgggtttaCTTCTGTTATTTTTACTT encodes:
- the LOC140205857 gene encoding von Willebrand factor C domain-containing protein 2-like, with translation MPEESMSAQTGGLLSLSLLLSLLVKGSLAFSVPRTCEANGSVYYVGEWYYLDSDHCTQCECTVGGPECGRADCPALPPPCIHVSYYPNDCCPRCERIGCEHRGHVYELGQQFQPSECEQCTCDADGIARCLVADCAPPPCVNPTYENGKCCPVCKDGPNCYSSFTKSQVIPGGTTVWVDKCTYCHCHDGQDVGYWEGNRIAKCVKVHHCTLSDDHSQQP